Proteins encoded within one genomic window of Eleutherodactylus coqui strain aEleCoq1 chromosome 1, aEleCoq1.hap1, whole genome shotgun sequence:
- the LOC136615650 gene encoding zinc finger protein 665-like gives MDEERNDVTIRILNFTMEIIYLLTGENYTMVKKTSGDGTTPNSHLHESGGWSRSQSPITEAPPHLPIHEQKILELTNKIIELLTGEVPIRCQDVTVHFSMEEWEYLEGHQDLYKDIMMENYQPPISQDNPSENSDGNSMSLLNYKVKEEDIMPHSSGENLINFHVHPELDSTDLSYDPNRNSDGNVMSSVNYKEEVEDIVQHSLGENPITLNVHPELDRTDLSCDANMDSDGKSLNCKTEDENIMYHSSEEKVITSIVYPKLESTDLSYDPSNHKEPSPDQSQNFTTNTGQKMFRECGKPLTSNSGLRKRISHTGEKLYSCSQCGKCFAYKARLIRHARTRTGENLVSCLECVKGFTSKSDLVKHIRIHTAEKPYLCSRCGKRFADNSELVRHERDHKGEKPFLCTECGKCCTDQSDLVKHKRDHRGEKPFSCSECGKCFPIKSRLVKHQRIHTGEKPFSCSECGKCFTDKSDLVKHQTIHTGEKPFSCSECGKCFPIKSRLVEHQRIHTGEKLFSCSECGKCFPIKSRLVEHQRIHTGEKPFACSECGKWFPIKSRLVKHQGIHTGEKPFSCSECGKWFPIKSRLVKHQRIHTGEKPFSCSECGKCFAHKSNLLRHGRTHTGENLCSCSECEKSFTCKSDLVRHIKIHTGERPYSCSECGKCFIKKSNLVQHQRFHTGEFSCSECGKSFTTNLKCREHQRRHTGEKPYACPECGKCFTDKSTLVRHKRTHTGEKPFSCSECGKCFIQKSDLVQHHRIHTGEFSCSECGKSFTTNLKCREHQRRHTGEKPYACPECGKCFTDKSTLVKHKRTHTGEKPFSCSECGKGYVRRSDLIKHQRRHHTEGKTF, from the exons ATGGATGAAGAAAGAAATGATGTTACCATAAGAATATTAAACTTCACcatggagatcatctacctgctgaccggagag AATTACACGATGGTGAAGAAGACATCGGGTGACGGTAcgactcccaacagccatctccatgagtcaggaggatggagcaggagccagagccccatcacagaggctcctcctcacttaccgatacatgagcagaagatcctagaactcaccaacaagatcattgagctgctgactggagag gttcctataaggtgtcaggatgtcactgtCCATTTTtcaatggaggagtgggagtatttagaaggacaccaggatctgtacaaggacatcatgatggagaaCTACCAGCCTCCGATATCACAAG ATAATCCTAGTGAGAATTCTGATGGAAACTCCATGTCATTGCTAAATTATAAAGTAAAAGAAGAAGATATCATGCCGCACTcttcaggagaaaacctcattaaCTTCCATGTACATCCAGAACTTGACAGTACAGATCTATCATATGATCCCAATAGGAACTCTGATGGAAACGTCATGTCATCAGTAAATTATAAAGAAGAAGTAGAAGATATTGTGCAGCACTCTTTAGGAGAAAATCCCATTACACTTAATGTTCATCCAGAACTTGATAGGACAGATCTATCATGTGATGCCAATATGGACTCTGATGGAAAATCACTAAATTGTAAAACAGAAGATGAAAATATCATGTATCACTCTTCAGAAGAAAAAGTTATTACCAGTATTGTTTATCCAAAACTTGAAAGTACAGATTTATCCTATGATCCCTCGAATCACAAGGAACCttctcctgaccaatcacagaattTTACTACAAATACAGGTCAGAAAATGTTTCGTGAATGTGGAAAACCGCTTACAAGCAACTCAGGTCTTAGAAAAAGAATCAGTCACACCGGAGAGAAACTGtattcatgttcacaatgtgggaaatgttttgcatataAAGCAAGACTTATTAGACATGCTCGAACTCGCACAGGAGAAAATCTAGTTTCTTGTTTAGAATGTGTGAAAGGTTTTACGAGTAAATCAGATCTTGTAAAACATATCAGAATTCATACAGCAGAGAAGCCCTACTTGTGTTCAAGatgtgggaaacgttttgcaGATAACTCAGAACttgttagacatgagagagatcataaaggagagaagccatttttatgtacagaatgtgggaaatgttgcaCAGATCAATCTgatcttgttaaacataagaGAGATCAtagaggagagaaaccattttcatgttcagaatgtgggaaatgttttccaattaaatcacgtcttgttaaacatcagagaattcacacaggagagaaaccattttcatgttcagaatgtgggaaatgctttacagataaatctgatcttgttaaacatcagacaattcacacaggagagaaaccattttcatgttcagaatgtgggaaatgttttccaattaaatcacgtcttgttgaacatcagagaattcacacaggagagaaactattttcatgttcagaatgtgggaaatgttttccaattaaatcacgtcttgttgaacatcagagaattcacacaggagagaaaccatttgcatgttcagaatgtgggaaatggtttCCAATTAAATCacgtcttgttaaacatcagggaattcacacaggagagaagccattttcatgttccgaatgtgggaaatggtttCCAATTAAATCacgtcttgttaaacatcagagaattcacacaggagagaagccattttcatgttcagaatgtgggaaatgctttgcacATAAATCAAATCTTCTTAGACATggcagaactcacacaggagaaaatcTATGTTCATGTTCCGAATGCGAGAAAAGTTTTACatgtaaatcagatcttgttagacatatcaaaattcacacaggagagaggccatattcctgttcagaatgtgggaaatgttttataaaaaAATCGAATCTTGTCCAACATCAGAGATTTCACACTGGagaattttcatgttcagaatgtgggaaaagctTCACTACTAATCTCAAATGTAGGGAGCATCAAAgacgtcacacaggagagaagccgtatgcatgtccagaatgtgggaaatgctttacagatAAATCAACTCTTGTTAGACATAAGAGAacccacacaggggagaagccattttcgtgttcagaatgtgggaaatgttttatacaaAAATCGGATCTTGTCCAACATCATagaattcacacaggcgaattttcatgttcagaatgtgggaaaagctTCACTACTAATCTCAAATGTAGGGAGCATCAAAgacgtcacacaggagagaagccgtatgcatgtccagaatgtgggaaatgctttacagataaatcaactcttgttaaacataagagaacccacacaggggagaagccattttcgtgttcagaatgtgggaaaggttatgTGCGGAGATCAGATCTTATTAAACATCAGAGACGTCACCACACGGAGGGGAAGACTTTTTGA